The Coffea arabica cultivar ET-39 chromosome 10e, Coffea Arabica ET-39 HiFi, whole genome shotgun sequence region AAAATGCAAGCTATGTCGGCTTCGCTGTAAAACTGGCCACCATCATCTGTTGCTAAAAGCATGTGTGACACGAAGTCCTTTGCTGAAGATGAACTATGCACCGAAAGATCAACCTTTCTTTGCCTAATCATTGACTCAAACTCTTCCCGCATCAGCTTCGATGTTTTGATGGCACGATTCAAAGCTGTTCCTGGAAAATTTAATGGCATTGAATGAAGACCAGTTGCTATCTCTTTTATACCCTTTTCAAGCTCATCAATCTTTCCCTGATTGTCGATGCCTAAGAATGTAATGCATGCCAATTTGAATATGTACGTTTTCGCCATATCACCAATCTTCACTAGTTTGCACTCGGCATAGATCTGCAAATGCTGCTTCATTATTGCATCCATGACACCAACATATGCTCGTAAAACATCTTTCTTGAGAATGAAAGTCAGGAGTTTATGCAACGCTTTTGTGTGCTCAGTGTTAGGCTTATTATTTGACTTGGGAAAGAGCTTGTCAATTGTGCTTGGCCACCAATGCTTGACAAATTTATTCTCATTAGAGAACAGAAATTTGTTTCCCTCAGCATCACATAAGATAGCCATGGGGTAACCTATCAATGATGTCCTGAAAATCTTGGAGGAGTACTTGTTCCTCCGCTCTGTTACAAACTTTTCAAGGACACCCTGTTGAATTTTGGAGAAATACTCCAAAGTTTCACCTACAAGAGGCCAGCCTGTTCTGCCTGGTGGAAGCCTTGGGTTTTTAAAAGCAAATTTGCCGATTGCAACAAGAGATTTATCTCTCAGACTGAGGTTACAAATATACAGATATACAAAAAGAACCAGCGacaaaataagcaaaaaaatCTGTGATAATTCCATTGCCTTGATAGGATACTTGCTGATTCTTTGTTCTCCAAGATGAGAAACGTATATTAGATCATCAAAgaagagggaaagaaaagaacctCTCTAAGACCTGGAATGAAGTTTCTCACTGCAGATTAAAACCCTTGTATGATAAATCTTGGAAACGAAGAAAGATCCTAGCTGCATTCATGGTGGTTCCAGCTAACTTGTAGATGAACATATCACTGGAGGTTTCAAATCAGTGAAGTCAAAATAGATAACTGGAGATTTGAAAGATGTTGTTCTGTTTTTGAACTTCAAATCAGTCCACTCAAGTAGCCTGTTGCAGCCCCCCGGGCAGATCGACTGGTTTCCGTAGTCCCCTCTTTAGGGGCAGGTCACTGGATCGACCCCCGGGAGAGCTAACGCGCTGTGAACCTTGGGGCGGGGCTCTCACAGACACAGGGAATTAGTCGGACCCAATGGttccggacacccctgtgtcaaaaaaaaaaaaaaaagagtagccTGTTGCATTTGAGAAGAACcaagaaaatgaacaaaaccAGACGTTGTGTTATTACAGTGACTATATTTGTTTCATCAAAGGCTCTAATTTCCGAGATGTGGAGAAATTAAATAATAGATTTATAAGTTTTAGATGTGCA contains the following coding sequences:
- the LOC113712011 gene encoding dammarenediol 12-hydroxylase-like, with the translated sequence MELSQIFLLILSLVLFVYLYICNLSLRDKSLVAIGKFAFKNPRLPPGRTGWPLVGETLEYFSKIQQGVLEKFVTERRNKYSSKIFRTSLIGYPMAILCDAEGNKFLFSNENKFVKHWWPSTIDKLFPKSNNKPNTEHTKALHKLLTFILKKDVLRAYVGVMDAIMKQHLQIYAECKLVKIGDMAKTYIFKLACITFLGIDNQGKIDELEKGIKEIATGLHSMPLNFPGTALNRAIKTSKLMREEFESMIRQRKVDLSVHSSSSAKDFVSHMLLATDDGGQFYSEADIACILVGLLQGSYTTVHNTITNIMMYLTEFSDVYNSVLREQKEIADLKEPNNILCWEDLKKMKYSWQVACEVLRLKPPVHGAFKEAITDFNYAGYTIPKGWKIHWIAHATHKNPEYFPDPDKFDPSRFQGDGPASYSFVPFGGGAHMCPGTEYARLAILIFLHNVVNKYRWEKQIPDEKVLHYPYPRPAHGLPVHLYPHKP